In Methylococcus geothermalis, one genomic interval encodes:
- a CDS encoding anti-phage-associated DUF3780 domain-containing protein, producing MAKAAANTESPKARAQVPHTLGFGVPATSDPHHFKVIIPRSSTGKVQISEYLGLQVVNSNHAIIDRVVLDRPRWTAIRAEVQRAFNARLSAHGLKPSAWKVGENPVDRLLGKELCVLAWAVERMDMEKIPVAVRNWLALRPEERWWLFGMTVMSTGGVMDAGKGWRAALQHALGDVVQSDLLAPRSRRGIRDRDDGRPLLDLFGDETP from the coding sequence ATGGCCAAGGCCGCAGCAAACACCGAATCACCCAAGGCGCGTGCGCAGGTGCCCCACACGCTGGGCTTCGGTGTGCCCGCAACCTCCGATCCTCATCACTTCAAGGTCATCATCCCCAGAAGCAGCACCGGCAAAGTTCAGATCAGCGAATATCTGGGCTTACAGGTCGTCAACTCCAACCATGCGATCATCGACCGTGTGGTGCTGGATCGCCCACGCTGGACTGCCATCCGCGCCGAAGTGCAACGCGCCTTCAATGCGCGCCTGTCGGCGCACGGCTTGAAACCCAGCGCATGGAAAGTCGGCGAAAATCCAGTGGACCGCCTGCTGGGCAAAGAGCTGTGCGTGCTGGCCTGGGCCGTCGAGCGCATGGACATGGAAAAGATCCCCGTGGCCGTGCGCAACTGGCTGGCGCTGCGTCCGGAAGAACGCTGGTGGCTGTTCGGCATGACCGTGATGAGCACCGGAGGGGTCATGGATGCGGGCAAGGGCTGGCGCGCAGCCCTGCAGCACGCCCTGGGCGACGTGGTACAGAGCGACCTGCTCGCTCCGCGTTCGCGCCGCGGCATTCGTGATCGGGACGATGGTCGCCCCTTGCTCGATCTGTTCGGGGACGAGACGCCATGA
- a CDS encoding IS3 family transposase (programmed frameshift) produces MKRKRRNHSAAFKAKVALAALKGDKTLAELAEQFEVHVNQITQWKSQLQERASDVFATAAERSESSGPDVKELHAKIGQLAMANDFLSRRAWSRRRCERKTMIDRSDKLPVVRQCELLELSRSSVYYVPQPVSESDLALMRRIDELHINHPFAGARMLRDLLRLEGIQVGRRHVSTLMKKMGIEALYRRPNTSRKHPQNPIFPYLLRGLEITRANHVGAMDITYIPMRKGFVYLAAVLDGATRRVLSWRLSNSLTTDFCIEAVEEALQRHGKPEIFNTDQGSQFTSTEFVDLLQGQGLRVSMDGKGRWVDNVFVERLWKSVKYEEVYLHAYDSVSQARQGLQSYFKFYNERRPHSSLDGKTPDSVYFNSLPLQKAA; encoded by the exons ATGAAGAGAAAGAGAAGAAATCACTCGGCGGCCTTTAAGGCCAAGGTGGCCCTGGCAGCGCTCAAAGGCGATAAGACGTTGGCGGAGTTAGCGGAACAGTTTGAAGTTCACGTCAACCAGATCACGCAGTGGAAGAGCCAGTTGCAGGAGCGGGCGAGCGACGTGTTCGCCACAGCCGCGGAACGCAGTGAGTCGAGCGGGCCAGACGTGAAGGAACTCCACGCCAAGATCGGGCAGTTGGCGATGGCGAATGATTTTT TGAGTCGCCGCGCTTGGTCGCGTCGGCGATGCGAGCGCAAAACGATGATTGACCGGTCTGACAAGCTCCCTGTGGTGCGCCAGTGTGAGTTGCTGGAGCTATCCCGCTCTTCGGTGTATTACGTGCCCCAGCCAGTTTCAGAAAGCGATCTGGCCTTAATGCGTCGGATCGACGAGTTGCACATCAACCATCCGTTTGCTGGCGCCCGCATGCTGCGCGACCTGCTGCGCCTGGAAGGCATTCAGGTGGGCCGCCGGCATGTGTCCACGCTGATGAAGAAGATGGGCATCGAGGCGCTGTATCGACGGCCGAACACCAGCCGGAAGCATCCGCAGAACCCGATCTTCCCCTATCTGCTGCGCGGTCTGGAGATCACCAGAGCGAACCATGTAGGGGCCATGGATATCACCTACATCCCCATGCGCAAAGGCTTCGTGTACCTGGCTGCGGTACTCGACGGGGCGACCCGGCGGGTGCTGTCTTGGCGACTGTCCAACAGCCTGACCACGGACTTCTGCATCGAGGCCGTCGAGGAAGCTCTACAGCGTCATGGCAAGCCGGAGATCTTTAACACCGACCAAGGCAGCCAGTTCACCAGCACAGAGTTTGTCGATCTGCTCCAAGGTCAAGGTCTCCGAGTCAGCATGGACGGCAAGGGCCGCTGGGTCGATAACGTATTTGTCGAACGGCTTTGGAAAAGCGTGAAATACGAGGAAGTTTACTTGCATGCTTACGACTCAGTTTCTCAAGCAAGGCAAGGCTTACAAAGCTATTTCAAGTTTTACAATGAACGGCGGCCTCATTCATCGCTTGATGGCAAGACCCCGGATAGCGTGTACTTTAATTCGCTGCCACTCCAGAAGGCAGCCTAA
- a CDS encoding DUF3375 domain-containing protein: MDHATLSALRDHHPAWRLLASPHAPLVASFLHRVFVAPNVRVMSEADLAEALEDELFALREQFGAEAYPKGAQDYLNDWAAPDKGWLRKFYKPGTDEAQFDLTPATEKAIAWLGQLTERPFVGTESRLLTLFALLEQISAGTEADPIKRVADLRQKRDELDAEIARVLSGDVPLLDDTAVKDRFLQFQQLARELLADFREVEHNFRQLDRKVREKIALWEGSKGALLDEIMGERDAIGDSDQGRSFRAFWDFLMSTRRQEELSERLDQVLALPAVAALKPEPRTRRVHHDWLEAGEHTQRTVAQLSQQLRRFLDDRAFLENRRILDLLHGIESKALALRGATPAGTVMHLDAMGADIELPLERPLFTPSVKPRLAELALVAGEDDIDTARLFEQIVVDKARLRSTVQRALRRQPQITLRELLEAEPLQQGLAELVAYLELAHAGDGSSALDGVRALVDEAVEEPIRWEARSAAGDAVTREARLPRVIFTR; this comes from the coding sequence ATGGACCACGCCACCCTCAGCGCCCTGCGCGACCACCACCCCGCCTGGCGGCTGCTGGCCTCGCCGCACGCGCCGCTGGTGGCGAGCTTCCTGCACCGGGTGTTCGTGGCACCCAATGTGCGCGTGATGAGCGAGGCCGATCTGGCCGAGGCGCTGGAGGACGAGCTGTTCGCCTTGCGCGAGCAGTTCGGAGCCGAGGCTTACCCCAAGGGCGCTCAGGACTACCTCAATGACTGGGCCGCGCCCGACAAGGGCTGGCTGCGCAAGTTCTACAAGCCGGGCACGGACGAGGCGCAGTTCGACCTGACGCCGGCTACCGAGAAGGCCATCGCCTGGCTGGGGCAGCTGACTGAGCGGCCCTTTGTCGGCACGGAGTCGCGCCTGCTCACGCTGTTCGCGTTGCTGGAGCAGATCAGCGCCGGCACCGAGGCCGACCCGATCAAGCGCGTGGCTGATCTACGCCAAAAGCGCGACGAGTTAGACGCCGAAATTGCCCGCGTACTCTCCGGGGATGTGCCGCTCTTGGACGACACGGCGGTCAAGGACCGCTTTTTGCAGTTCCAGCAACTGGCGCGCGAGCTGCTGGCCGACTTCCGCGAGGTGGAGCACAACTTCCGCCAGCTCGACCGCAAAGTGCGCGAGAAGATTGCGCTGTGGGAAGGCAGCAAGGGGGCACTGCTCGACGAGATCATGGGCGAGCGCGATGCCATTGGCGACTCCGACCAGGGCCGCAGCTTCCGCGCCTTCTGGGACTTCCTGATGTCCACGCGGCGACAGGAGGAACTCTCCGAGCGGCTGGATCAGGTGCTGGCGCTGCCCGCTGTGGCGGCACTCAAGCCCGAGCCGCGCACCCGCCGCGTGCACCACGACTGGCTGGAGGCCGGCGAACACACGCAGCGCACCGTGGCCCAGCTGTCGCAGCAGTTGCGCCGCTTCCTGGACGACCGGGCCTTTCTGGAGAACCGCCGCATCCTGGACTTGCTGCACGGCATCGAGAGCAAGGCGCTGGCGCTGCGCGGGGCGACGCCCGCTGGCACGGTGATGCACCTCGACGCGATGGGCGCGGACATCGAACTGCCGCTGGAGCGGCCGCTGTTCACGCCGAGCGTCAAGCCGCGCCTGGCCGAGCTGGCGCTCGTGGCTGGCGAGGACGACATCGACACCGCGCGACTGTTCGAGCAGATCGTGGTGGACAAGGCGCGCCTGCGCTCGACGGTCCAACGGGCACTGCGCCGCCAGCCGCAGATCACGCTGCGCGAGCTGCTGGAGGCCGAGCCGCTGCAACAGGGCCTGGCCGAACTGGTGGCGTATCTGGAGCTGGCCCATGCGGGCGATGGCAGCAGCGCGCTGGATGGCGTGCGCGCCCTCGTCGATGAAGCCGTGGAAGAGCCGATCCGCTGGGAGGCCCGTAGCGCCGCGGGCGATGCCGTGACGCGCGAGGCACGTCTGCCCCGCGTGATCTTCACACGCTGA
- a CDS encoding ATP-binding protein, with protein sequence MRVSKEELVAVLSQFNPWWRDEAIADLPQWRRAAFRELHGWLTHPPAPRAVLLSGARQIGKTTLMLQAADALLRDGVPPANILYATFDHPILKLAGIDTVLEAWREREPKADGPEYLFLDEAQFIRDWGTWVKHQVDFRKDRRIAFTGSAMPLVEVGQESGVGRWHTLRLTTLSFYEYLQIKNLSLPALPRLKSLRDLFDWPQSDFYRVTEAAAPYVGHFHEYLVRGGFPQTAQVDSITQAQRLLREDIIDKVLKRDMTALFGVRRVLDLEHTFLYLCMHDGGLLDMVDLCAHLEVKRPTAQNFIELLEATHLIYRLPPFGYGKDVLRARFKIYLADAAIAPAVMLKGKSILEDPAALGVATETAVFKHLFARYYAQNVRFSYWRGKKDRGVDLVAEVGGQIIPFEVKYRAQHTGLRDLKGLLELCQQKSIERGYVVTKSLDDFGVMADLPDTTTRILRIPAPLLCYWMGESELTSESP encoded by the coding sequence ATGAGGGTATCGAAAGAAGAGCTCGTCGCCGTCCTGTCCCAGTTCAACCCCTGGTGGCGGGATGAGGCCATTGCCGACCTGCCCCAGTGGCGGCGCGCGGCCTTTCGCGAACTGCACGGCTGGCTGACCCATCCCCCGGCACCGCGCGCCGTCCTGCTTTCCGGTGCCCGGCAAATCGGCAAGACCACCTTGATGCTGCAGGCGGCCGACGCCTTGCTGCGCGATGGCGTGCCGCCGGCCAACATTCTCTACGCCACCTTCGACCATCCGATCCTCAAGCTCGCCGGCATCGACACCGTGCTGGAGGCTTGGCGCGAGCGCGAACCCAAGGCCGATGGGCCGGAGTATCTGTTCCTCGACGAGGCCCAGTTCATCCGCGACTGGGGCACCTGGGTCAAGCATCAGGTCGATTTCCGCAAGGATCGGCGCATCGCCTTCACCGGCTCGGCCATGCCCCTGGTCGAGGTCGGCCAGGAGTCCGGTGTCGGCCGCTGGCACACCCTCCGCCTGACCACCCTCTCGTTCTACGAATATCTCCAGATCAAGAATCTGTCGCTGCCGGCACTGCCTCGCCTCAAGTCCTTGCGCGATCTGTTCGACTGGCCGCAGTCAGATTTCTATCGCGTGACGGAGGCGGCCGCGCCCTACGTCGGGCATTTCCATGAATACCTGGTGCGTGGCGGTTTCCCGCAAACGGCCCAAGTGGACAGCATCACCCAGGCCCAGCGCCTGCTGCGCGAGGACATCATCGACAAGGTGTTGAAACGCGACATGACCGCATTGTTCGGCGTGCGGCGCGTGCTGGACCTGGAGCACACCTTCCTCTACCTGTGCATGCACGATGGCGGACTGCTCGACATGGTCGACCTCTGCGCCCATCTGGAAGTCAAACGGCCGACGGCGCAGAACTTCATCGAGCTGCTGGAGGCGACGCACCTCATCTACCGCCTGCCACCCTTCGGCTATGGCAAGGACGTGCTGCGCGCCCGCTTCAAGATTTACCTGGCCGATGCCGCCATCGCGCCGGCAGTGATGCTCAAGGGCAAGTCCATCCTAGAAGACCCCGCCGCCCTGGGCGTGGCGACGGAAACCGCCGTGTTCAAGCACCTGTTCGCCCGCTACTACGCACAGAACGTGCGCTTCAGCTACTGGCGCGGCAAGAAAGATCGCGGGGTCGATCTTGTCGCCGAAGTCGGCGGACAGATCATCCCCTTCGAGGTGAAATACCGTGCCCAGCACACCGGCCTGCGCGATCTCAAGGGCCTGCTCGAACTTTGTCAGCAGAAATCCATCGAGCGCGGCTACGTGGTCACGAAATCGCTGGACGACTTCGGCGTGATGGCCGATCTGCCCGACACCACCACCCGCATCCTGCGCATCCCGGCGCCGCTACTGTGTTACTGGATGGGCGAGTCGGAACTGACATCGGAATCCCCATGA
- a CDS encoding anti-phage-associated DUF499 domain-containing protein — MIKTVKQACRFNPVIQDYRMSQGIENLADLIHDAGDGHEFFSRNFVTHGMEQLFREGLLRLSGKSDQAVFELTQAMGGGKTHMMIALGLLARHPHLRSEVLTADLSARVDFGQARIAAFNGRNNPDNYIWGEIATQLGCAEAIKPYWVNGPKAVDQRVWKEIIGDEPTLILLDELPPYLDNASTQVFGQGTLANMVVYSLSSLMSAALELPNCAIVVANLSGSYKAQTKALADAISNLQQETRRQAMTITPVQLAGNEIYEILKKRLIDELPDERVVSDIAEEYAQQVKKAEDGGYIVASSIEQIAEQVRETYPFHPSFKHLVALFKENEGFRQTRGLMQFTARLLKSVDERTTDDVFLIGTQHLNLNDDQVKDEIERIAPRLMPAVTRDIADNGNAIAEHIDAELGSDAAQQLMTLLLASSLSRAVGGRIGLSDSELIEFLAAPQRKPDEFLQALQRLRESAWYLHREEQRFFIKETENLSRQIERNAKEVPQPKVDQALINRLTGILDPVRKIAYQDVQVLPKLDELKLGGPRTLIVIKPDGKLPPSELQNFFNYQQEKNNLLVLTGQDSHLADAVEDRLRELYAIEQIFKRLKPGDTLYEEARDRLEEAEDRFNKALSAAYNRLYFPGNDPVDGRDALAGVTIDQGLKLGQGDQSAETQIENLLSSPRADYKLVAELNKGNLDEYFAQAEAYLWPSGKDNRRTPWKDVVTRAKCSPIWPWMPGASGLDTLKTEALKQGRWRLGEDGYIEKGPFPKDKATVNVTVVNAKTETGETALSLTPRHAGDSPVVYWSTKPDVSDKDRKVEDIDNFSTTEGTLYFWVKDTTGQHESAPPVRWLADLKIRHQVESIADKRRVTLAATPRAELYYTLDGSNPKDGIRYEGPFEIGPAAYRLLVFACAGEANKTADFQIPASGDKTVQIIDSKPARLQGKRVALDTTDRVFGVINRFRDQPGTRFKGVRIEIGEGENTVTVRFQEREVTAAIIEGVVNSLRELLREPDAPLNIAISEGIQFETGFALKEFAKLAAVELKPGDVSQED; from the coding sequence ATGATCAAGACGGTTAAGCAGGCCTGCCGGTTCAATCCGGTCATTCAAGACTACCGGATGAGTCAGGGCATCGAGAACCTGGCCGATCTGATTCATGACGCGGGTGATGGTCACGAGTTCTTCTCGCGTAACTTCGTCACGCACGGCATGGAGCAACTCTTCCGCGAAGGCCTACTGCGCTTGTCCGGTAAGTCTGATCAGGCCGTCTTCGAACTGACCCAAGCCATGGGTGGCGGTAAGACGCACATGATGATTGCACTCGGTCTGCTGGCGCGTCACCCTCATCTGCGTTCAGAAGTTCTCACGGCTGACTTGAGTGCTCGCGTGGATTTCGGTCAGGCCCGTATCGCCGCCTTCAATGGCCGCAACAATCCTGACAACTACATCTGGGGTGAAATCGCCACCCAGCTCGGTTGTGCTGAAGCCATCAAGCCCTACTGGGTCAACGGGCCGAAGGCCGTCGACCAGCGCGTGTGGAAGGAGATCATCGGCGACGAACCTACGCTCATCCTCCTGGACGAGCTGCCGCCCTATCTGGACAACGCCAGCACGCAGGTGTTCGGGCAAGGCACGCTGGCCAACATGGTGGTCTACAGCCTGAGCAGCCTGATGAGCGCCGCACTGGAGTTGCCCAACTGCGCCATCGTGGTCGCCAACCTCTCGGGCAGTTACAAGGCCCAGACCAAGGCGCTCGCCGATGCCATTTCCAACCTGCAGCAGGAAACCCGCCGTCAAGCGATGACCATCACGCCAGTGCAACTGGCGGGCAACGAAATCTACGAAATCCTCAAGAAGCGCCTTATCGACGAACTGCCGGACGAGCGCGTCGTCTCCGACATCGCGGAGGAATACGCGCAGCAAGTCAAGAAGGCCGAGGATGGCGGCTATATCGTAGCTAGCAGCATCGAGCAGATCGCCGAGCAGGTCAGAGAAACCTACCCCTTCCATCCGTCCTTCAAGCACCTCGTTGCTCTGTTCAAGGAGAACGAAGGTTTCCGCCAGACCCGTGGCCTGATGCAGTTCACCGCGCGCTTGCTCAAAAGCGTCGATGAGCGCACGACGGACGATGTCTTCCTCATCGGCACACAGCACCTCAACCTCAACGACGATCAGGTCAAGGACGAGATCGAGCGCATCGCTCCCAGGCTGATGCCTGCCGTGACGCGAGACATCGCCGACAACGGCAACGCCATTGCCGAGCACATCGATGCCGAGCTGGGGAGCGACGCGGCGCAACAGCTCATGACATTGCTGCTGGCGTCGAGCCTGTCGCGCGCCGTCGGCGGACGCATTGGCTTGTCCGACAGCGAGCTGATCGAGTTTCTCGCCGCCCCTCAGCGCAAACCGGATGAATTTCTGCAAGCGCTGCAGCGCCTGCGGGAATCCGCGTGGTACCTCCACCGCGAGGAGCAGCGCTTCTTCATCAAGGAAACGGAGAACCTGTCGCGCCAGATCGAGCGCAATGCCAAGGAGGTACCACAGCCCAAGGTCGATCAGGCGCTCATCAACCGCCTCACGGGCATTCTCGATCCGGTTCGCAAGATCGCCTATCAGGATGTGCAGGTGCTGCCCAAGCTGGACGAACTCAAGCTCGGCGGCCCGCGTACCCTGATCGTCATCAAGCCCGACGGTAAGTTACCCCCTAGCGAGTTGCAGAACTTCTTCAATTACCAACAGGAGAAGAATAACCTGTTGGTACTGACGGGCCAGGACAGCCATCTGGCCGACGCGGTAGAAGACCGTCTGCGCGAGCTGTACGCGATCGAACAGATTTTCAAACGCCTCAAACCCGGCGACACCTTGTACGAGGAAGCCCGCGACCGCCTGGAAGAAGCCGAGGACCGCTTCAACAAGGCACTATCGGCAGCCTACAACCGCCTTTACTTTCCTGGCAACGATCCGGTGGACGGGCGCGACGCGCTAGCCGGGGTCACCATCGATCAGGGTCTCAAGCTTGGGCAGGGCGACCAGTCCGCCGAAACCCAGATTGAAAACCTCCTGTCAAGTCCGCGCGCCGACTACAAGCTCGTGGCCGAGCTCAACAAAGGCAACCTCGACGAGTACTTCGCGCAGGCCGAGGCCTATCTGTGGCCCTCCGGCAAGGACAACCGCCGTACCCCATGGAAGGATGTTGTCACCCGCGCCAAATGCTCTCCCATTTGGCCTTGGATGCCAGGTGCGAGCGGATTGGACACCCTCAAGACTGAGGCGTTAAAACAAGGCCGCTGGCGGTTGGGCGAGGATGGCTACATCGAAAAAGGCCCGTTCCCCAAAGACAAGGCCACCGTCAACGTCACCGTCGTCAATGCCAAAACGGAAACCGGTGAAACGGCTCTGAGTCTCACGCCGCGCCATGCCGGCGATAGCCCGGTCGTGTACTGGTCCACCAAGCCGGACGTGTCCGACAAGGATCGAAAGGTCGAGGACATCGACAACTTCAGCACCACGGAAGGCACCCTCTACTTCTGGGTCAAGGACACCACCGGGCAACATGAAAGCGCCCCACCCGTGCGTTGGCTGGCGGATCTCAAGATCCGCCACCAGGTGGAATCTATTGCCGACAAGCGCCGCGTAACCCTGGCCGCCACACCGCGCGCCGAGCTCTACTACACGCTCGACGGCTCCAACCCCAAGGACGGCATCCGCTATGAGGGGCCGTTCGAGATCGGTCCTGCAGCCTACCGCCTGCTGGTGTTTGCCTGCGCTGGCGAGGCGAACAAGACGGCGGACTTCCAGATTCCCGCCAGCGGCGACAAGACGGTTCAAATCATCGACAGCAAGCCGGCGCGCCTGCAGGGCAAGCGCGTCGCGCTCGACACCACCGACCGCGTCTTCGGGGTCATCAACCGTTTTCGTGATCAGCCGGGCACGCGCTTCAAAGGTGTGCGCATCGAGATCGGCGAAGGAGAAAATACCGTGACCGTTCGCTTTCAGGAGCGCGAAGTCACGGCGGCCATCATTGAAGGGGTTGTCAACAGCTTGCGCGAGCTGCTGCGGGAGCCGGATGCGCCACTCAACATCGCCATCAGCGAGGGCATTCAATTCGAAACCGGCTTTGCGCTGAAGGAATTCGCCAAGCTCGCCGCGGTCGAATTGAAGCCGGGTGACGTCAGCCAAGAGGACTGA
- a CDS encoding DUF4194 domain-containing protein produces MNDTLQENDPVEIPPNAPPAVPELSQLMVHLLKGVLYRDDDERLWASLLRLQARVREQAAVLLLDLVLDESEGYAFLKSRPDPDEAEGAPRLPRLVARRPLSYPVSLMLALLRKRMAEFDAGGGDTRLVLSREDIAELMRVFLPDGTNEARLIDQVDATITKVVDLGFLRRLKAAAGAAQDRGNYEVRRILKAFVDAQWLADFDARLEVYRTAQSDEAIQGGNHE; encoded by the coding sequence ATGAACGACACACTGCAAGAGAACGATCCAGTCGAGATTCCGCCCAACGCGCCGCCGGCGGTGCCGGAGTTGTCGCAGTTGATGGTGCACCTGCTCAAGGGCGTGCTCTACCGCGACGACGACGAGCGGCTGTGGGCCAGCCTGCTGCGCCTGCAGGCGCGGGTGCGGGAACAGGCCGCCGTGCTGCTGCTCGACCTGGTGCTGGACGAGTCCGAGGGCTACGCCTTTCTGAAGAGCCGCCCGGACCCGGACGAGGCCGAGGGTGCGCCGCGCCTGCCGCGGCTCGTCGCGCGCCGGCCGCTGTCCTACCCGGTGAGCCTGATGCTGGCGCTGCTGCGCAAGCGCATGGCCGAGTTCGACGCCGGCGGTGGCGACACGCGGCTGGTGCTCTCGCGCGAAGACATCGCCGAGCTGATGCGGGTGTTTCTGCCGGATGGCACGAACGAGGCCCGGCTGATCGACCAGGTGGACGCGACCATCACCAAGGTGGTCGATCTGGGCTTTCTGCGCCGGCTGAAAGCCGCTGCCGGCGCGGCGCAGGACAGGGGCAACTACGAGGTGCGGCGCATCCTGAAGGCCTTCGTCGACGCGCAGTGGCTGGCGGATTTCGATGCGCGGCTGGAGGTCTACCGCACCGCGCAGTCGGACGAGGCGATACAAGGTGGCAACCATGAGTGA
- a CDS encoding ribbon-helix-helix protein, CopG family: protein MANSKTATLTFRIDPNLKEALRVAARAEHRSIANMIEVLIRGYCEQRGIAIPDSEAENKSGERS from the coding sequence ATGGCCAACAGCAAAACCGCCACACTGACCTTTCGGATCGATCCGAACCTGAAGGAGGCATTGCGCGTCGCAGCTCGCGCGGAGCATCGCTCCATCGCGAACATGATCGAGGTCTTGATTCGGGGCTACTGCGAGCAACGAGGCATTGCCATCCCCGACTCCGAAGCCGAGAACAAGAGTGGAGAGCGTTCATGA